From the Ruminiclostridium josui JCM 17888 genome, one window contains:
- a CDS encoding MFS transporter, whose protein sequence is MNLKTIKHFYVYNFFSSFLLFLPVLLMIYNERKITASDMLLIEAFYYFTIFLFEVPTGFLGDKIGHDRLVIIGLVGTILSYVMFAVSFNLVMIILSQVLLGIFGSCISGSDHSSLYGYFEKYGEKNSAIYQDKIYRLSIISMLTSYILSGVVLKLDASGTLTFLLTAATYLIAAVFYVLFVFSKNDEVNDKKEVVDSQKIKLELKSSIYIDKDVIICGTLIGIMSGSYVISQIFYNNLKIDPYMIGILYCAGNISTLILNKLKFKFNKVLMFLMPLIYLITIIENKVAVILFIFIVSLINSKVRPFINNYVLTNSNDNKAYNMSLMSLVYNIINVILMVSLSRIINMFGYNNAIILITIITSILLLYIYFKSSDKYKLEING, encoded by the coding sequence ATGAATTTAAAAACAATTAAACATTTTTATGTATATAATTTCTTTTCCTCATTTCTCTTGTTTTTGCCAGTACTACTGATGATATATAATGAGAGAAAGATAACAGCCAGTGATATGTTGCTTATAGAGGCTTTTTATTATTTTACGATTTTTCTATTTGAAGTACCTACAGGCTTTTTGGGCGATAAAATAGGGCATGACAGACTTGTTATAATAGGACTTGTTGGAACCATATTGTCATATGTGATGTTTGCAGTATCCTTCAATTTGGTAATGATAATTCTTTCACAGGTTCTTCTCGGAATATTTGGCTCTTGTATTAGCGGTTCCGACCATAGCAGTTTATATGGTTATTTTGAAAAGTATGGAGAAAAGAATAGTGCTATATATCAGGATAAAATTTATAGGCTTTCAATTATAAGCATGCTAACAAGCTATATTTTATCAGGTGTTGTGTTGAAGCTGGATGCAAGTGGTACATTAACCTTTTTACTTACAGCTGCAACATACTTAATAGCTGCAGTTTTTTATGTGTTATTTGTTTTTAGTAAGAATGATGAAGTCAATGACAAAAAAGAAGTGGTTGATAGCCAAAAAATAAAGCTCGAATTGAAGTCCAGCATTTATATTGACAAAGATGTAATCATATGTGGTACATTGATTGGTATTATGTCAGGTAGCTATGTAATTTCACAAATTTTTTATAATAATTTAAAGATTGATCCTTATATGATAGGAATATTGTATTGTGCTGGTAATATATCAACACTTATACTAAACAAATTGAAGTTTAAATTTAATAAAGTTCTGATGTTTTTAATGCCTTTAATATACTTAATAACAATAATTGAGAATAAAGTTGCTGTAATTTTATTTATCTTTATAGTTTCTTTAATTAACTCCAAAGTTAGACCGTTTATAAATAATTATGTGTTGACTAATTCAAATGATAATAAAGCATATAATATGTCATTAATGAGTTTAGTTTATAACATAATCAATGTCATTTTAATGGTTTCATTATCGAGAATCATCAATATGTTTGGTTATAATAATGCGATCATTCTTATTACAATAATTACTTCAATACTTCTTTTATACATTTATTTTAAAAGTAGCGATAAGTATAAATTAGAGATTAATGGATAA
- a CDS encoding Fic family protein — protein MDFKRILEKQKLYEAGKDTLHEVTIESYNNAFEVEFTHNSTAIEGNTLTLMETKVVLEDGISVGGKALREIYEVVNHKKAFRYVKQCINEGLPLSEKIVKDIHALVTENIIIGGIYRNEEVVISGASHIPPARNEMYIQIKNFFADLMYKKDLNPIELAAWTHAEFVRIHPFQDGNGRTSRLIMNYQLMSYGFLPISIAKENRLDYYNALDKYAAQGILDDFENMIAELEEAQLDKYISIIPEQNQSHQIQQI, from the coding sequence TTGGATTTTAAAAGAATATTAGAAAAACAAAAATTGTATGAAGCGGGAAAAGATACACTTCATGAAGTTACAATCGAATCTTATAATAATGCGTTTGAAGTTGAATTTACTCATAACTCTACTGCAATAGAGGGAAATACCCTTACGCTTATGGAAACTAAAGTGGTATTGGAAGACGGTATTTCTGTTGGCGGAAAAGCACTTAGAGAAATATACGAAGTAGTAAATCATAAAAAAGCCTTCCGTTATGTGAAGCAATGTATCAATGAAGGGCTTCCTTTGAGTGAAAAAATAGTAAAAGACATTCATGCACTTGTCACGGAGAATATCATAATCGGTGGTATATATAGAAATGAAGAGGTTGTTATTAGTGGTGCCAGCCATATACCACCTGCAAGAAATGAAATGTATATTCAGATAAAGAATTTCTTTGCAGATTTAATGTATAAGAAAGATTTGAATCCAATTGAACTAGCAGCATGGACACATGCAGAGTTTGTTAGAATTCATCCGTTTCAGGATGGTAATGGTAGGACATCAAGACTGATTATGAACTATCAACTGATGAGCTATGGTTTTTTACCGATTTCTATAGCTAAAGAAAACCGATTGGATTATTATAATGCATTAGACAAATATGCAGCTCAAGGTATTCTAGATGATTTTGAAAATATGATTGCAGAATTGGAAGAAGCACAGCTTGATAAATATATCTCTATAATACCGGAACAGAACCAATCACATCAAATACAGCAAATTTAA
- a CDS encoding IS256 family transposase has product MARRKNSMSEGKKNIIASLLQEYDIKTAEDIQEALKDLLGGTIQSMLEAEMDQHLGYEPYERSNNTNYRNGKKSKSIQSTYGKMEIDVPQDRECSFEPQIVKKRQKDISSIDQKIIAMYARGLTTRQISDQIEEIYGFEVSEGMVSDITNKLLPEIEEWQQRPLSSVYPIVFIDAVHFSVRDNNVIKKLAAYIILGINEEGQKEVLSIQIGQNESSKYWLSVLNELKNRGVKDILILCADGLSGIKESIAVAFPETEYQRCIVHQVRNTLKYVADKDKKEFANDLKTIYHAPTEETGYERMMQITDKWQDRYPNAMKSWSTNWDILSPIFKFSTDVRKVIYTTNAIESLNSTYRRLNRQRSVFPSDTALLKALYLATFEATKKWTMTLRNWGKVYGELSIMYEGRLQQ; this is encoded by the coding sequence ATGGCAAGAAGAAAGAATTCGATGAGCGAAGGAAAAAAGAACATTATTGCATCCCTACTTCAAGAGTATGACATCAAGACTGCAGAAGACATCCAGGAAGCACTTAAAGACTTGTTAGGGGGTACCATTCAGAGCATGTTGGAAGCCGAGATGGATCAGCATTTAGGCTATGAGCCATACGAACGTTCCAATAACACCAATTACAGGAACGGAAAAAAATCCAAATCAATACAAAGTACATATGGTAAGATGGAAATTGACGTTCCACAAGATCGAGAATGTTCCTTTGAGCCACAAATCGTGAAGAAGCGTCAAAAGGATATCTCAAGCATTGACCAAAAGATCATTGCTATGTATGCAAGAGGTTTGACAACTCGCCAGATCTCTGACCAGATCGAAGAAATCTACGGATTTGAAGTTAGTGAAGGCATGGTATCCGATATCACAAACAAACTGCTTCCAGAAATTGAGGAATGGCAACAACGTCCACTATCCAGCGTTTACCCAATTGTATTCATAGATGCTGTGCACTTTTCTGTTAGGGACAACAATGTCATCAAGAAGCTGGCTGCATACATCATTCTTGGAATCAATGAAGAAGGCCAAAAGGAAGTGTTAAGCATTCAGATAGGCCAAAATGAAAGCAGTAAATATTGGCTTAGTGTCCTAAATGAACTGAAGAACCGTGGAGTCAAGGATATTCTTATACTTTGTGCAGATGGCCTGAGTGGCATCAAGGAATCCATTGCTGTAGCTTTTCCGGAAACAGAGTATCAACGCTGCATAGTCCATCAGGTAAGAAACACACTAAAATATGTTGCAGACAAAGATAAGAAGGAGTTTGCTAATGACCTGAAGACAATCTACCATGCCCCTACAGAGGAGACCGGATATGAGCGTATGATGCAAATTACGGACAAGTGGCAGGACCGTTATCCTAACGCCATGAAGAGTTGGTCTACGAACTGGGATATCCTAAGCCCGATTTTCAAGTTTTCTACGGATGTTCGCAAGGTAATCTACACAACCAATGCTATAGAAAGCCTGAACAGCACATATCGTCGTCTGAATCGTCAAAGAAGCGTATTTCCAAGTGACACAGCCCTCTTAAAGGCCCTATATCTAGCAACCTTTGAGGCAACCAAGAAGTGGACTATGACTCTCCGTAACTGGGGTAAAGTCTACGGTGAGTTGTCCATCATGTATGAGGGCAGGCTTCAGCAATAA
- a CDS encoding DUF3795 domain-containing protein, protein MTKKQIENSIAYCGLVCGLCRPDGGCNCKSNNHCGKRLSPKGCYQYNCCKSKGLNGCWECVEAPCGVDMLAPEKIKLRAYIRCIKENGIEQFSEYIIKNAENGIIYHRSGIIGDYDLGSEEATLNLLRNQANSKEYKKINSKR, encoded by the coding sequence ATGACTAAAAAACAGATTGAAAATTCAATAGCCTATTGTGGATTGGTATGTGGACTATGTAGACCAGATGGTGGTTGTAATTGTAAATCTAATAATCATTGTGGGAAAAGGTTGTCACCGAAAGGCTGTTATCAATACAATTGCTGTAAATCAAAAGGATTAAATGGATGTTGGGAATGTGTAGAAGCTCCATGTGGAGTGGATATGCTTGCGCCTGAAAAAATTAAACTAAGAGCTTATATAAGATGCATAAAAGAGAATGGTATTGAACAGTTTTCCGAATACATAATAAAAAATGCAGAGAACGGTATTATTTATCATCGTAGTGGTATCATTGGAGACTATGACTTGGGTTCGGAAGAGGCTACATTAAATTTGCTTAGAAACCAGGCAAATAGTAAGGAATACAAGAAGATCAACTCTAAGAGATGA
- a CDS encoding glycosyltransferase family 2 protein, translating into MKTRKLLSVVVPVYNEQEVITETYRRLKASLSNLDMDIEYIFINDGSTDNTYLKLKELIVNTDVKLINFSRNFGHQIAISAGMDYAKGDAVVVIDADLQDPPEIISEMIEKWKEGYEVVYGKRLHREGETLFKKLTAKLFYRVIDNITDIKLPVDVGDFRLIDKKVCNSMKSLPERARYVRGLVSWVGFNQTSIEYKREKRFAGKTKYPLRKMIKLATDGIISFSYRPLKLATFLGMTVSALSFIYLIVILLQKFFTNSTVEGWASTMVVSLFFNGVMLVVIGIMGEYVGRIYEEVKSRPLYVIGELINFDEGNKTNEYTKR; encoded by the coding sequence ATGAAAACTAGAAAATTATTATCTGTAGTAGTTCCCGTTTATAATGAACAAGAAGTGATAACTGAAACCTATAGAAGACTAAAAGCATCATTAAGTAATTTGGATATGGATATTGAATACATATTTATTAATGATGGTAGCACAGATAATACATATTTAAAACTTAAGGAACTAATAGTAAATACTGATGTAAAATTGATAAACTTTTCAAGAAATTTTGGACATCAGATAGCTATTTCAGCAGGAATGGATTACGCAAAAGGTGATGCAGTTGTGGTAATTGATGCTGATTTACAAGATCCGCCTGAAATTATATCAGAAATGATTGAAAAGTGGAAAGAAGGCTATGAAGTAGTGTATGGAAAAAGACTACATAGAGAAGGTGAAACTTTATTTAAGAAGCTTACAGCAAAACTTTTTTATAGGGTAATTGATAATATAACAGATATTAAATTACCGGTGGATGTAGGTGATTTTAGATTAATCGATAAAAAAGTATGCAATTCTATGAAGAGTTTACCTGAGCGAGCCAGATATGTAAGAGGTTTAGTAAGTTGGGTAGGGTTTAATCAGACGAGCATTGAGTATAAGAGGGAGAAACGATTTGCTGGTAAAACCAAATACCCATTAAGGAAGATGATTAAGCTTGCGACTGATGGGATTATCTCTTTTTCTTATAGACCATTAAAATTAGCAACTTTTTTGGGAATGACTGTTTCAGCCTTAAGTTTTATATATTTGATTGTTATTTTACTTCAAAAATTTTTTACTAATTCAACTGTAGAAGGCTGGGCATCAACAATGGTGGTATCACTTTTTTTTAATGGTGTAATGCTAGTTGTAATTGGTATTATGGGTGAGTATGTTGGTAGAATTTATGAAGAAGTCAAGTCTAGACCATTATATGTTATAGGCGAGCTAATAAACTTTGATGAGGGAAATAAAACTAATGAGTATACAAAAAGATAA
- a CDS encoding acyltransferase, with protein MVKRITYVDVLKTLAIFGVIVIHISAGMLANIKIASTNWYFYVFWASIVRWSVPVFFMCSGVLFLNPNKEISLKLVYTKYLLRIVLALIFWGCMYEVFDIFKVFVSTGSINTSIIKSSIKHIITCNTHFHLYYLYIIALIYVVVPIIKGVTTNDNKQLIEYTLVVWISLGLLFPFTIKFYPFNLLRGMVLQYAINMAYSSIGYFIMGYYLHRYSLSRRTTYFIYILGTSGFILTVFGTIKSSSHTINTLFLEGMSPNVASMAIALFLLIKNLCLHKINDKTSNLIKATKYISKASFCIYLIHDFFNITFRSFGLDKIISSVFITIPLLSLLNLILSFLVYLVLSKVPYVKKYLI; from the coding sequence ATGGTTAAAAGAATTACTTATGTAGATGTATTAAAAACTCTTGCAATATTTGGTGTTATTGTAATACATATTTCTGCAGGGATGCTAGCAAATATAAAAATAGCTTCTACTAATTGGTATTTTTATGTATTTTGGGCTTCGATTGTAAGGTGGAGTGTGCCGGTTTTCTTTATGTGTAGTGGGGTATTATTTCTAAATCCAAATAAAGAAATTTCGTTAAAACTGGTTTATACAAAGTATTTATTGAGAATTGTCCTTGCTCTAATTTTTTGGGGTTGTATGTATGAAGTGTTTGATATTTTTAAGGTATTTGTTAGTACTGGTAGTATAAATACCAGCATAATTAAGAGTTCAATAAAACATATAATTACCTGTAACACGCATTTCCATTTATATTATTTGTATATTATTGCACTGATATATGTTGTAGTACCAATAATAAAGGGAGTTACAACCAATGACAATAAACAGTTAATTGAATATACTTTAGTAGTGTGGATTTCTTTGGGGCTATTATTCCCATTTACTATAAAGTTTTATCCGTTTAACTTATTAAGAGGAATGGTTCTACAATATGCAATTAATATGGCTTATTCATCAATCGGATATTTTATTATGGGGTATTATCTTCATAGATATTCTTTATCAAGACGAACAACCTATTTTATTTATATACTTGGTACCAGTGGCTTTATATTAACGGTATTTGGTACGATTAAATCGTCTTCGCATACTATAAATACATTGTTCTTAGAAGGAATGTCGCCTAATGTTGCATCGATGGCCATAGCACTATTCTTATTAATAAAGAATCTGTGTTTACATAAAATTAATGACAAGACTAGTAATCTTATAAAAGCAACTAAATATATATCAAAAGCTAGTTTTTGCATCTACCTTATACATGACTTTTTTAATATTACTTTTAGATCCTTTGGTTTAGATAAAATAATATCAAGTGTTTTCATAACTATACCTCTTTTATCGTTATTAAATCTTATTTTGAGTTTTCTTGTGTACTTAGTACTGTCAAAAGTACCTTATGTAAAAAAGTATCTGATATAA
- a CDS encoding IS6 family transposase, with protein MKSNLFKWKHYESSIIILCVRWYLKYSLSFRDLAEIMQERGLMIHPSTIYRWVLQYSPILIKNIRKYLKPSNDSWRLDETYLKIRGKDMYLYRAVDSSGNTIDFWLSMNRDKKSAKKFLKRALSSPHNSMPRVITTDKYVATEVAIIEEQYSGNLSCKVEHRMVKYLNNIIEQDHRHIKRVTNSMLGFKNFSSACSIIAGVETLHMIHKGQAGTSNITDEVILINQLLGIA; from the coding sequence ATGAAATCAAATCTATTTAAATGGAAACACTACGAATCGAGCATCATTATTTTGTGCGTTCGTTGGTATTTGAAATACAGTCTCTCATTTCGAGATTTAGCTGAAATAATGCAAGAAAGAGGCCTAATGATACATCCTTCCACTATCTATCGCTGGGTTCTTCAATATTCCCCTATTTTGATCAAAAATATTAGAAAGTACCTGAAACCTAGCAATGATTCATGGCGTCTAGATGAAACTTATTTAAAAATCCGTGGTAAAGATATGTATCTTTATCGTGCTGTAGACTCCTCTGGTAATACTATAGATTTTTGGTTGTCTATGAACCGCGATAAAAAATCGGCCAAAAAGTTCCTAAAAAGAGCTCTTTCCTCTCCTCATAACTCCATGCCAAGAGTTATCACAACAGATAAATATGTTGCCACAGAAGTTGCTATTATAGAAGAACAATATTCTGGTAACTTATCCTGCAAAGTAGAGCATCGCATGGTCAAATACCTAAACAATATAATCGAACAGGATCACAGGCACATCAAACGAGTCACCAATTCTATGCTTGGTTTTAAGAACTTCAGCTCCGCCTGTTCGATTATTGCTGGAGTTGAAACCCTTCACATGATACATAAAGGACAAGCTGGCACATCAAATATAACAGATGAAGTTATATTGATTAACCAGCTTTTGGGTATTGCATAA
- a CDS encoding recombinase family protein: protein MGYDKDESGNLIINEKQAKIVRRIYTDYLNGKGPNRIVKELEKEGVPNWNGLAKWYESSIRKMLSNEKYKGDALLQKTYTVDFLSKKRVVNNGEVPQYYVEESHPAIIEKETWEAVQLEKERRRAFAEKYGLKRGDYATTENPFAGRVICGCCGGVYGRKVWNSTNERLRRIVWQCNNKYATKGKKGCDNRHINDEVLYMAFVSAFNTVLENREHFMSKWNEQINSQDILKRVTAKRFIDIFKDVEPLQQFDAELYFKMVEKITVYEDSRLIVSLLDGSEVECGIR from the coding sequence GTGGGCTATGACAAGGATGAAAGCGGCAACCTTATTATAAATGAGAAACAAGCCAAAATCGTCAGAAGGATATATACTGATTACCTAAATGGAAAAGGACCAAACAGGATAGTCAAAGAGCTTGAGAAGGAAGGCGTCCCAAACTGGAATGGATTGGCGAAGTGGTATGAAAGCAGTATCAGGAAAATGCTGAGTAATGAGAAATATAAAGGAGACGCTTTGCTTCAGAAGACCTATACAGTTGACTTTCTGTCAAAGAAAAGAGTCGTAAACAACGGAGAAGTTCCACAGTACTATGTGGAAGAAAGTCATCCTGCGATAATTGAGAAGGAAACGTGGGAAGCAGTGCAGCTTGAGAAGGAGAGAAGGCGAGCCTTTGCCGAAAAATATGGCTTGAAGAGAGGCGACTATGCTACAACAGAAAACCCTTTCGCCGGAAGAGTAATATGTGGCTGCTGTGGCGGAGTCTATGGAAGGAAGGTATGGAACTCAACAAATGAAAGACTCAGAAGGATAGTGTGGCAGTGTAATAATAAGTATGCTACTAAAGGGAAAAAAGGCTGTGACAATAGGCATATTAATGACGAGGTCCTTTACATGGCATTTGTGAGTGCTTTCAATACAGTACTGGAAAACAGGGAGCACTTTATGAGCAAGTGGAATGAACAGATTAACAGTCAGGATATTCTTAAAAGAGTTACTGCAAAGAGATTTATTGACATTTTTAAAGATGTTGAGCCATTACAACAGTTTGACGCTGAGTTGTATTTTAAGATGGTGGAGAAGATAACAGTTTATGAGGATTCCAGATTGATTGTTAGTTTGCTTGATGGATCGGAGGTTGAGTGTGGAATTCGATAA
- a CDS encoding glycosyltransferase family 39 protein has translation MSIQKDKIQIGEIIPQKLDMLTKLVLLIFTAYIMFLTLLNICYVSHLKGTFKYIIIVAPVFVACIFIANKLRISPKAFLICIFILAFCTKALIAITASTRPVSDFKTFYDCAVALQSGNKSWSKWAYFSDWAYQTGPITYYAILIKIFGTGLLPLKLCNCAFMAGTNTLIYLIARKITNEYAARSVALLYVFYPAPYFLASVLTNQHFAAFMFYAAIYVLMISKFNFLVRALLGGIIAALGNAVRPLGTVVIAAAIVWCIIELIRTKKVVTLGLVLIMIITYSTALWGISSYLIHEDISPYGLSNNFPLWKFVVGLNEKTSGQYSLEDQSNIFYIDDKDKRDTIAKATIKERINIGPKRMLKFMVKKQEVMWGSMDTLRWGFYIYKNKQLVPPADLKIIENRLLKTEKVYYLFALLVLALGTISLIRQKKNINSVALYVILLLMGYFFVHMLIEVQVRYRYFAMISVFILLAYGVQYLVDKYAVLKNKK, from the coding sequence ATGAGTATACAAAAAGATAAGATACAGATTGGTGAAATAATACCTCAAAAACTTGATATGTTAACAAAATTGGTTCTCTTGATTTTCACGGCGTACATTATGTTTTTAACATTATTAAATATTTGTTATGTATCTCATCTCAAAGGGACTTTTAAATACATAATTATAGTTGCACCTGTTTTTGTCGCTTGTATATTTATTGCAAATAAATTAAGGATATCACCAAAGGCATTCTTAATATGCATTTTTATATTAGCATTTTGTACTAAAGCATTGATAGCTATAACTGCTAGTACGCGTCCAGTATCAGATTTCAAAACATTTTATGATTGTGCTGTAGCTTTACAAAGTGGGAATAAAAGTTGGAGTAAATGGGCATATTTTAGTGATTGGGCTTACCAGACCGGTCCAATTACTTATTATGCAATATTAATCAAGATATTTGGAACTGGATTGCTTCCATTAAAGTTATGTAATTGTGCTTTTATGGCTGGAACGAATACATTAATTTATCTTATTGCAAGAAAAATAACAAATGAGTATGCTGCTCGTTCAGTAGCACTTCTTTATGTGTTTTATCCGGCTCCATATTTTCTTGCATCAGTTTTGACTAATCAACATTTTGCTGCATTTATGTTTTATGCAGCTATTTATGTTTTAATGATAAGTAAATTCAATTTTTTGGTTAGAGCTTTATTGGGTGGAATAATCGCAGCATTAGGCAATGCAGTCAGACCACTTGGGACAGTTGTTATTGCAGCGGCAATAGTCTGGTGTATTATTGAATTGATAAGGACTAAAAAAGTTGTAACATTAGGTTTAGTCTTAATAATGATAATAACTTACTCCACAGCTTTATGGGGTATTTCATCGTACCTTATACATGAAGATATAAGTCCCTATGGCTTATCAAATAATTTTCCATTGTGGAAGTTTGTTGTTGGCCTAAACGAAAAAACTTCCGGGCAATACTCTTTAGAAGATCAAAGTAACATATTTTATATTGATGATAAGGATAAGAGAGATACAATAGCGAAAGCTACAATAAAGGAACGAATAAATATTGGCCCTAAAAGAATGCTAAAATTCATGGTTAAAAAGCAGGAAGTAATGTGGGGAAGTATGGACACCCTTAGATGGGGATTTTATATTTACAAGAATAAGCAATTAGTACCGCCAGCAGATTTGAAAATAATTGAAAATAGACTGTTAAAAACTGAGAAAGTATACTATTTATTTGCGTTATTAGTCTTGGCATTAGGTACGATCAGTTTGATACGACAAAAGAAAAATATTAATTCAGTCGCACTATACGTTATATTACTTTTGATGGGATACTTTTTTGTGCATATGTTAATTGAGGTTCAAGTCAGATACCGATATTTTGCAATGATTTCTGTATTTATATTGTTAGCTTATGGGGTGCAATATCTTGTAGATAAATATGCAGTACTCAAAAACAAGAAGTAA
- a CDS encoding IS3 family transposase (programmed frameshift), with translation MSKRQYSSDFKIEAVKRYLKSGEPLTRVAAELGIKPTTFNGWVSKYKESPDSAFPGSGHLKPEDEKLRKLEKEIKDLKEENEILKKAGSLLRQKSKIKRFQFIKANCYKYNVAKLCKVLCVSRSSYYAWDKRPESQRAIENKKLLAEIQAIHNKSGQVYGSIKIAQKLNYKSPKPVNHKRVERIMRENGIKSRVSKKFKATTNSNHRLPVAENILNRDFTVDKPNEKMVSDITYLWTDEGWLYIAGIMDLCGQKLVGLSMSERMTKELVINALNDAYQRAGRPTGVILHSDRGSQYCSHDYQLLLKKYGFICSMSRKGNCWDNAPMESFWGKMKCEWLYGKHFTTRQEARAAVFEYVEIFYNRQRIHASNNYLTPEEYYNNTLQKAKVA, from the exons ATGAGTAAGCGACAATATAGTTCAGATTTTAAAATTGAAGCAGTAAAAAGATATCTTAAATCTGGGGAGCCTTTAACAAGGGTAGCAGCAGAATTAGGAATAAAGCCTACAACATTTAATGGTTGGGTAAGCAAGTACAAAGAATCACCAGATTCAGCATTTCCAGGTAGTGGGCATCTTAAGCCAGAAGATGAAAAATTGAGGAAATTAGAAAAAGAAATTAAGGATCTAAAAGAGGAAAATGAAATACTAAAAAAAGCGG GCAGCCTACTTCGCCAGAAATCAAAAATAAAAAGATTTCAGTTTATCAAGGCTAATTGTTATAAATATAATGTTGCGAAGCTGTGCAAGGTACTTTGTGTTTCAAGAAGTAGCTACTATGCATGGGATAAAAGACCCGAAAGTCAAAGGGCAATAGAGAATAAAAAGCTGTTAGCGGAAATTCAAGCTATCCACAATAAAAGCGGACAAGTATATGGTTCTATTAAGATTGCCCAAAAGCTTAATTACAAAAGTCCTAAACCTGTTAACCATAAGAGAGTAGAACGTATTATGCGTGAAAACGGAATAAAATCAAGGGTTTCAAAGAAATTTAAGGCTACTACTAATTCCAATCACAGGCTTCCAGTAGCAGAAAACATTCTTAATCGTGATTTTACTGTGGATAAGCCTAATGAAAAAATGGTAAGCGATATTACATATCTGTGGACAGATGAAGGATGGCTATATATAGCAGGAATAATGGATTTATGTGGGCAAAAGTTAGTTGGACTGTCAATGAGTGAAAGAATGACAAAGGAATTAGTAATTAACGCATTAAATGATGCATATCAACGTGCTGGAAGACCAACAGGTGTCATCTTACATTCTGATAGAGGGTCGCAGTACTGCTCACACGATTACCAGTTATTGCTTAAAAAGTATGGTTTTATATGCAGCATGTCTCGCAAGGGAAACTGCTGGGACAATGCTCCAATGGAATCATTTTGGGGAAAAATGAAATGCGAATGGCTTTATGGGAAGCATTTCACAACCCGCCAAGAAGCACGAGCAGCTGTGTTTGAGTATGTTGAGATATTTTATAATAGGCAGAGAATACATGCCTCCAATAACTATTTGACACCTGAAGAATATTATAATAATACATTGCAAAAAGCAAAAGTAGCATAA